TTGCCGTCAGCCGTTTCGAAAAAGGCCCGCAGGCAGCCGCTTTTGACAAACGCAAGGCCTTTGCACTCATTCTTTCCGCTCAAGATTATGCTGCCCTTGGGATAATGTTCGTTTGAAGCGCTTTCAATGCGCTCAATTTCAGTGTCTTTTAAAAAAGGCAGATGTTCTCTTAAGTACCTGATATCATTATCGCTTAGCATATGGTTCCTCCTTTGCTTGCCTGCGGTTATGGGAAATCATCTGTTGGCTTTATATTAGCACATAATAGCCCATTTGGGTGTCAATTATCGGTATCGCGGCGAAAATACAAGCTCATTTATAAACAACAGTTGGGTGATGCAGTACCAAACTGCATCACCCTTTTGTTCTGCTGTATGATACATGCCGATAACTGGTTTTGCCGTCAGAATTTTATGCCGCTGTAGGCCTCTTCGAGGATATCGCAGGATTTGTTAAACTGTTCCATTTCCTCATCGGTCAACGATAGCTCAATGATACCTTCAACGCCCTTCCTGCCGACAATGCACGGTACTCCGGCGTAAACGCCGTGTCTTCCGTATTCACCGTCGAGCATTGTGGAAACGGTAAGCACGCTGCTTTCGTCGCCGAAAATCGCCTTTGTTATGCGCACCATAGCCATGCCGATTCCGTAATATGTCGCTTTTTTGGCCTCGATTATCCTCTGCGCCGCGTTTTTGACCTCTTGCGTTATCGCTTTCATATTATCGCTGCAATACCGGCCCTTCGACTCGGCGCAGATTTGCATAACCGGCTTTGTGGCTATATACGCCTGGGACCACGGAATGAACTCGCTGTCACCGTGTTCGCCCATTACAAAGGCATGCACGTTTCTCGGGTCCACCTTGAAGTACTCACCGAGCAGATATCTTAAACGCGCCGAGTCAAGCGTTGTCCCAGTGCCTATGACCTTGCTGCGGTCAAAAGAGGACAGCGTTTTTGTCACGTGAGCCATGATGTCAACCGGATTCGTCGCTATCAGGAAAATGCCGTTGAAGCCCGACTTTACAACAGGGCCGACAATTGTATTAAAAACAGCAGTGTTGCGCTGCAAAAGGTCTATTCTGGATTCGCCCGGCTTTTGCGCGACGCCGGCCGCTATCGCAACAATATCGGCATCGCTGCAGTCGCTGTAATCACCGGCGTAAATCCGCATATGAGAACCCGAAAACGCAAGGCCGTGGTTAAGGTCCATAGCTTCGCCCTCTGCCCGCTTCTTGTCTATATCAATAAGAACGAGTTCATCACAAGCATTCTGGTTCAGAAGGGCATAGGCATAACTCATACCGACAAAACCAGTTCCGACAATAACAACTTTTCTGTTATCTTTCATCTAACCCCGTCCTTTCCTTTTTTTCTATTAATATTATACCATTTTGGTATACTTTTTCAAGTGCTTTAGAACATCTTCCCAAAAAAATTTCCGAAATTTATTTTGTACCGAAAATCCGGCCTTACACGCCAAAAAGCAAAAAGCGCAGCTTTAAAAAACAAAACACCCGGCTTTAAGTTGGCCGGGTCCTTATGCCATATTACATTATTCTTTGGAGCCGTTTCCGAATAGTCCGGTGAGCTGCTGGGTAATCTCGGTTTGAGGGCCCTCCGCTTCAAATACCCTTAATCCTGCTTTTGCTGCCATCCGGACCTCCGGCTCAGTATACATTCCCATTTTTATATAATTCCCGTTTTTATCCTTGATCGCGTATTTTTTCTTCACCCCTTACACCACTCCTTATTATGATGATTAATTTGAATGTTATCAGTTGGGCCGCTTAAATGTTTTCAAAATGTGTTCCGAAATATTGCTCGCTTCGTGAAATATTATGTGCAAATATAATAATTAATAACCGCTTTAGCAAAATATTTCTGTCTATTTATATTAATTATTGCTGATACGCTGTAGGATTTCCGGCCCTTCTTTGTAAATCATATTTACAAAGCCACCAATTATTACAGTTAGTTCTCGGTCGCTGTAACAGTGCCATTATATGCAGCAAAACATAAAATAGTAATACCGTCCGCCGATTTTTAATGCCCGTCCGCTTCTGGCGTTTTTGGGTTTGCTCGGGCATTATCTGTCCGGAAACAATATCAAAAGGGGGAAAATACAATGACTGACAGAAAAACAATGTCGAGAAAAGACATTATGAAAAGTTCCCACACCGCGGTATTTCCCCGCAAATTTTCTTCAAAACTAACCTACAAAGGCGTTCCTGTCATAGAAATATCTGTTTCGTATCCGCATGTGGAGGTATACGGCAACCCGCGGGTTTCGCAGCATTTAAGCTATTTCTACCGCAGCAGCGCCAAGCGCTATTATGACAAAGCGTCCCATGAGCTTTATGATGCGGCTGTCGAGGAATACTTAAGTTCGGCAAAGCAGCACTACCCTTTCAGGCCGTTTAAAGTAATCCAGGATTTTGACGTGCCATATAACAAAAATAACCTGCTCAGTATCTGCTGCGAGCGCTGCGAATATACTTCCGGCGTGCACGTCAGCGCCGAAAAGTCCGCGGATACATATTTGACAACCACCGGCAGGCGCATGAAACTCGAAAACTTCTTTGAAGATTCTTATTACAAAAGCGTTATTTTTGAAAACATAACATCTGAAATTAAGCAGCAGAAAGAAGGTGGCTGTCTCCATTACTTTGACGACTATCTGAAGAATGTTTTCCGCTTTTTTGACGAGAATAATTATTATCTGGCTGATTCCGGTTTTGCAGTGTTTTACCAGCCGCACACGATTGCCGATTATGCGCTGGGTATACCTTCTTTTATTATTCCATATGAAAATTTTGGCGCAAGTCTCAAACAGCATTTGTTCAGATAGCTTAAAATTCTTTGCTCTTTAGATGCAAAAATCCGTTAAAAAACAGAAAAATCGCATTTTTCGTACTTTTTTTCACTTTTAGCTTTACCTGACTTGACAAAAGTGATATAATCTTCCGGAGAAATTTCGGAGGTGTAAAATCTTGGGAAAGGAAATTATTCAAGTTGATCAAAAGGTACCGATTTTAAAAGGTATCCCGCTCAGTATCCAACATATGTTCGCTATGTTCAGCGCTTCTGTTCTCGTTCCTACAATATTCCATATTAATCCCGCAATCGTACTTTTGATGAACGGTATAGGAACATTGCTTTTCATTCTTATTACAAAGGGCAAAGCACCCGCTTATTTAGGTTCAAGCTTTGCATTTATTTCACCGGTTCTTATTATTCTCGCAGATAAAACTAAAGGTTTCTCTCATGCTTTAGGCGGATTTATAGTTGTCGGCGCTTTGATTTGCGTGTTGGCAATTGTAATCCGCTTTTTTGGAACCAAATGGATTGATATAGTGTTGCCGCCCGCTGCAATGGGCGCTGTCGTCGCACTTATCGGACTTGAACTTGCCGGCAGCGCTGCTTCAATGGGCGGACTTATTTTATCAGATACTTATAAAGCCATCGACTGGCGCAATGTGGTCGTTTTTATCGTAACGCTCGCTATAGCTGTATTCGGTTCAGTCCTATTCCGGAAATTTTTCTCCGCGATACCTGTTCTTATCGCCATTATCGGCGGATATCTCATATCATGGCCGCTGGGGCTTGTGGATGTAACGCCAATACAGAAGGCGCCTATATTCTCAATACCGAATTTTTCAACACCTGTGTTTGATATAAACTCGATAATAATAATCGTTCCGGCAACGCTCGTCATTGTTTCCGAACACATAGGCCATCAGCTCGTGACAAGCGAAATCGTCGGGCGCGACCTTATAAAAGACCCCGGACTGCACAGGTCACTTTTGGCAGATGGTATATCCACCATGCTTTCCGGTTTCTGCGGTTCAGTTCCTACAACAACATACGGTGAAAACATCGGCGTTATGGCCATCACAAAGGTTTACAGCGTATATGTCATCGGAGGCGCCGCAGTATTCTCAATGGTCATCTCATTCCTCGGCAAAGTTACAGCCGCAATTCAGACGATACCGTCACCGGTTATGGGCGGCGTCAGCTTCCTGCTCTACGGTATGATCGCAGCATCCGGTCTCAGGATCCTTGTCGACGCAAAGGTCGACTACAGCAATTCGAGAAATATCGCCTTGACCGCAGTTGTTATGGTCACAGGCCTTTCCGGCGCGTTCATCCAGCTCGGCTCAGTACAGCTCAAAGGTATGGCACTCGCCGCTGTCGTCGGTATGGTCATGAGCCTTATATTCTATGTCCTCGACCACTTTCATCTCACAAACGATTACGAAGAATAACTTTTCATTAATAAAAAACGGGGCATATGCCCCGTTTTTTATTTGCTTTTTCAAAATAATAGCCGTAATATTGCGGCGCTTTAAACACAAAATATTTTTGCGGCGATGTGCCGCGGCGTAATTTTAATAAGGTTGGGTGGTTATCATGCCGAAAAGAAAAATTTCGCCGAAAACCCAGCACCTTAAAGATATTATCCGAAAGCCAAAGGGCACTTATAAAAAAGCGCCGCATAGTCCTAAATAAAACAAACCGGGCGGGGAAAACCCTGTCCGGTTTTTAAATTAGAATTCAATTTTGCATTTATTCATCACTGCACGCATGGTTTCGCCAGCTTTTGCCTTGATAAGCAGCTTGGCGCTTCCGTCGTAAGGGGTCGCGTCCCTGTTGATAATAACGATATTCTCGCCGCGGAAATACCTTATAAAGCCTGCTGCGGGATAAACGGCAAGGCTTGTTCCCATAATCAGCAGCATGTCGGCATTTATAATCTCATTTGCCGCCTTTTCCATAACGTCCTCGTCGAGGAGCTCTTCATAGAGCACCACATCCGGGCGCACTATGCCTCCGCACTTCTTGCAGCGCGGGATGTCTTTTGCCGACAGGACAAAGTCCAAATCATATTTTTCGCCGCATTTGATGCAATAGTTCCTGTAAAGGCTGCCGTGAAGCTCGCATACATTTTTGTTGCCCGCCTTTGTGTGAAGCCCGTCGATATTTTGGGTTACCACACAGCTTAGCTTGCCGATCCTTTCAAGGGCGGCAAGGCTTTTGTGCGCGTCGTTCGGCAAAGCGTCGGGAAATACCAAAAAGCGCCGCAGATAATCAAAGAATATCTCGGGGTGCGCCTCGAAATATGAGTGCGAAAGCAACCTTTCGGCAGGCTGTTTATATTCCTTTTGGATAGACTCGTACACGCCCTTTGACGAGCGGAAATCAGGGATATTGCTTTCGGTCGAAACGCCGGCGCCGGTAAAGGCCACTATCCGCTTCGACTCGCTTATCATAGAAGCAAGTCTTTCGATTTTTTCCTCCAATTCGTCCATGTTACCACACCGTCCTTTTTATATAATTATAGATTTAAAGCACAGTTAATAACAACCACTTTTTATTTTTAACCTATACCCTGATTTCCCTTTCAAGCTGGAAGGAATAGATTATCTTTTCTTTGACTGGCACGCCCAATATTTCTTGAACGGCGCGGGCATAGCTGTTAAGCTGGCCCGAATACCTTTCTATAAGCGCCTCAGGGCTGGAAACGCGGTCAGTCTTATAATCGAGAATCACTGCCCCGCCGTCTTCTTCAAAAACTAGGTCGGCCATGCCCTGCAGCAGGATTTTCGCGTCGGTGTCCGCCGCTTCCTCATAGATTTCATTAGCGGGGACCTCTATATTGAACCTGAATTCGCGCCAAAGTTTTTTCGCCGCGCAAATCCTCTTGTAAACAGGCGAGCTGCCAAAGGCCGCCGCCTTTGCCGTATCCACCGCCGCTCCCTGCTCCGGCAGGATAAACTTTTCTTCGACGAGGCGCTCGACCTCCTCCGCCGCTCCGCTCTCGCTCCTTAACGCGTCGAGGCGGCAATACTGCATGAAGGCGTGAAGCGCCGTACCTTTCTCCGCAGGGGAAAGCCCCTCGCCCTCGAGGAAAGAGGGGCGCACATTCTCCGCCGAGAAGTCGGTGCCCTGTTTCTCCGTCAATTCCGAGACCGATACTTTCGTCGGCAGCTTCAACAGATTTTCATAGGGGTATTTGTACTCGATTCTTGCTTTTATCTCATTTTTCAGCCTTTCCGTTTCAGCGGTTTTATATATCTCATTGTCCGCTTTTTCGTTTGCGGAATCAGCGCTGACAAGGCTGCGCGCGTCTATCCACTCAAACTCCCATATGCCGCCGCTGTCTTTTACCGGCGCGTCATACACACCGGCCAAGGACCGGAGTTTGCCGCAAGAAGGATGGACAAGGGCGGCCGCGAGCAGCAGCTCCGCCGGACACTGGGCGGACATAGCCTCGAAATAAGATACCTTTTCGCCGCTTCTCATTATAGAGGCTGCGCGTCTGAGCGCCGTTTCGGCATTTTTAAGCGTCATAACGGCATAGAGCTTTTCCTTTGCCCTGGTCATCGCCACATACAAAACACGCATTTCCTCGGACAGCGAGCTTTTTTGTATCTCAATCCGCGCCGCCTCACGGGGCAGCGTTGTAAACCGGCAGTTAAGCCTGTTGTCCCGAACCATCGAGCCGAGGCCGCAGT
This DNA window, taken from [Clostridium] cellulosi, encodes the following:
- a CDS encoding hypothetical protein (Family membership) is translated as MTDRKTMSRKDIMKSSHTAVFPRKFSSKLTYKGVPVIEISVSYPHVEVYGNPRVSQHLSYFYRSSAKRYYDKASHELYDAAVEEYLSSAKQHYPFRPFKVIQDFDVPYNKNNLLSICCERCEYTSGVHVSAEKSADTYLTTTGRRMKLENFFEDSYYKSVIFENITSEIKQQKEGGCLHYFDDYLKNVFRFFDENNYYLADSGFAVFYQPHTIADYALGIPSFIIPYENFGASLKQHLFR
- the ldh gene encoding L-lactate dehydrogenase (High confidence in function and specificity), coding for MKDNRKVVIVGTGFVGMSYAYALLNQNACDELVLIDIDKKRAEGEAMDLNHGLAFSGSHMRIYAGDYSDCSDADIVAIAAGVAQKPGESRIDLLQRNTAVFNTIVGPVVKSGFNGIFLIATNPVDIMAHVTKTLSSFDRSKVIGTGTTLDSARLRYLLGEYFKVDPRNVHAFVMGEHGDSEFIPWSQAYIATKPVMQICAESKGRYCSDNMKAITQEVKNAAQRIIEAKKATYYGIGMAMVRITKAIFGDESSVLTVSTMLDGEYGRHGVYAGVPCIVGRKGVEGIIELSLTDEEMEQFNKSCDILEEAYSGIKF
- the cobB gene encoding NAD-dependent protein deacetylase (High confidence in function and specificity) produces the protein MDELEEKIERLASMISESKRIVAFTGAGVSTESNIPDFRSSKGVYESIQKEYKQPAERLLSHSYFEAHPEIFFDYLRRFLVFPDALPNDAHKSLAALERIGKLSCVVTQNIDGLHTKAGNKNVCELHGSLYRNYCIKCGEKYDLDFVLSAKDIPRCKKCGGIVRPDVVLYEELLDEDVMEKAANEIINADMLLIMGTSLAVYPAAGFIRYFRGENIVIINRDATPYDGSAKLLIKAKAGETMRAVMNKCKIEF
- the uraA gene encoding Uracil permease (High confidence in function and specificity), encoding MGKEIIQVDQKVPILKGIPLSIQHMFAMFSASVLVPTIFHINPAIVLLMNGIGTLLFILITKGKAPAYLGSSFAFISPVLIILADKTKGFSHALGGFIVVGALICVLAIVIRFFGTKWIDIVLPPAAMGAVVALIGLELAGSAASMGGLILSDTYKAIDWRNVVVFIVTLAIAVFGSVLFRKFFSAIPVLIAIIGGYLISWPLGLVDVTPIQKAPIFSIPNFSTPVFDINSIIIIVPATLVIVSEHIGHQLVTSEIVGRDLIKDPGLHRSLLADGISTMLSGFCGSVPTTTYGENIGVMAITKVYSVYVIGGAAVFSMVISFLGKVTAAIQTIPSPVMGGVSFLLYGMIAASGLRILVDAKVDYSNSRNIALTAVVMVTGLSGAFIQLGSVQLKGMALAAVVGMVMSLIFYVLDHFHLTNDYEE
- a CDS encoding hypothetical protein (Family membership), whose protein sequence is MKKKYAIKDKNGNYIKMGMYTEPEVRMAAKAGLRVFEAEGPQTEITQQLTGLFGNGSKE